A single Methanobacteriaceae archaeon DNA region contains:
- the pdxT gene encoding pyridoxal 5'-phosphate synthase glutaminase subunit PdxT, with protein sequence MIKIGILNLQGDVSEHLDITQKTTRKMDLEADVLMVKTSTEVAKCNGIIISGGESTVIGRLIQEEGIDQTIKENHIPVLGTCAGMVLLGQETDYDQPLMGLIPMKVKRNGFGRQKASFESNLNLKISDKPYPGVFIRAPYAQEVADDAVILGKIDGKIIAVAYKNHLATAFHPELTNDTRIHEYFIKEVINCVE encoded by the coding sequence ATGATAAAAATAGGAATTTTAAACCTGCAAGGAGACGTTTCAGAACACCTGGACATCACCCAAAAAACCACCAGAAAAATGGACCTGGAAGCTGATGTTTTAATGGTTAAAACTTCAACAGAAGTAGCAAAATGCAACGGGATTATTATTTCTGGAGGGGAAAGTACGGTTATAGGTAGATTAATCCAGGAAGAGGGTATTGACCAGACCATTAAAGAGAATCACATCCCAGTTCTGGGTACCTGCGCAGGTATGGTGTTATTAGGCCAGGAAACTGACTATGATCAGCCTTTAATGGGTTTAATACCTATGAAAGTTAAACGGAATGGTTTTGGAAGGCAGAAAGCATCATTTGAATCAAATTTGAATCTTAAAATTTCTGATAAACCCTATCCAGGAGTTTTTATCAGAGCACCCTACGCCCAGGAAGTAGCTGATGATGCAGTTATACTGGGAAAAATTGACGGTAAAATAATTGCCGTGGCCTACAAAAATCATCTGGCCACCGCATTCCATCCTGAACTAACAAATGATACACGGATTCATGAATATTTCATAAAGGAGGTTATAAATTGTGTGGAATAG
- a CDS encoding PepSY domain-containing protein, whose amino-acid sequence MIKRSALAIMALLVLMVMTSGCTDNKNTNTTNNQNISNQNQNKTTNNTNNTTGSSIKSPEEAKTIAMQYVNEPGVTAGTPVLNTVNGRQIYVVPLYKNGQAVGEIELDAKTGENLGGAGGAP is encoded by the coding sequence ATGATTAAAAGATCAGCACTGGCAATAATGGCTTTACTGGTTCTAATGGTGATGACTTCTGGATGTACTGATAACAAAAATACCAATACCACCAACAACCAGAATATTTCCAATCAAAACCAGAATAAAACAACTAACAACACCAACAACACAACGGGTAGCAGTATAAAATCACCAGAAGAAGCCAAAACCATTGCTATGCAGTATGTAAACGAACCTGGTGTGACTGCAGGAACTCCGGTGCTTAACACAGTTAATGGTAGACAGATCTATGTGGTTCCCCTGTACAAAAACGGACAAGCTGTGGGAGAAATAGAACTCGATGCCAAGACTGGTGAAAACCTGGGTGGAGCTGGTGGAGCTCCTTAA
- a CDS encoding nitronate monooxygenase — protein MPFKIERNQELCKRNFDRPGCCWYLCDNRDENLCKNCYSCYNNCPHDVYQIVDDEPFPLNHEKCVGCRICEEMCPNDAIEVRAVPEDVRNVWSFTDLVEINRKSAEGTYKVRGCGATRPIPTFDDLVIVPAQVSRPPIDKYREPCNTRVVLGSRYAENPLVLDTPIMIAAMSFGALSKEAKIALAMGATLAGTATNTGEGGMLPEERKYANKLIAQYASGRFGVSAQYLNNSDAVEIKIGQGAKSGMGGHLLGEKVTAEVSRIRMIPEGTDALSPARHMDIVGPEDLSMKISQLREVTDWKVPIMVKFTSGRVSDDVKIAAKAGADMVVVDGMQGGTGAGPDVVTEHSGVPTIAAIVEADEALKQINLREEVSLVAAGGIRNGADVAKAIALGADACYIATSALVSIGCRVCQMCYAGTCRKGIATQNPQLRRRLDYLEGGKRVARYIEAMTEEAVMLTQQAGNTDLLKLEKDDLRALTVESSAMTGVKMAGLEAPVRG, from the coding sequence ATGCCATTTAAGATTGAAAGAAATCAGGAACTTTGCAAAAGAAACTTTGATCGTCCAGGTTGCTGCTGGTATCTCTGCGACAACCGGGATGAAAATTTATGCAAAAACTGTTACTCCTGCTATAATAACTGTCCTCATGACGTTTATCAAATAGTAGATGATGAACCATTCCCCCTTAACCATGAGAAATGTGTGGGTTGCCGTATCTGTGAAGAGATGTGCCCTAACGATGCCATAGAAGTTAGAGCCGTGCCGGAAGATGTTAGGAATGTGTGGAGTTTCACTGATCTGGTAGAGATAAACCGTAAATCTGCTGAAGGAACCTATAAAGTCAGGGGATGTGGTGCCACCCGCCCCATACCCACCTTCGATGATCTGGTGATTGTACCAGCCCAGGTTTCCCGGCCACCCATAGACAAATACCGGGAACCCTGTAACACTCGTGTGGTTCTGGGAAGCCGTTATGCTGAAAATCCGCTGGTTCTGGACACGCCCATAATGATCGCAGCCATGAGCTTCGGAGCACTCTCCAAAGAAGCTAAGATCGCCCTGGCCATGGGTGCAACCCTGGCTGGAACTGCCACCAACACCGGTGAAGGTGGAATGCTACCTGAGGAACGTAAATATGCTAATAAACTCATTGCTCAGTACGCTTCGGGTCGGTTCGGTGTCAGTGCCCAATATCTGAACAATTCTGATGCAGTGGAGATTAAAATCGGTCAGGGAGCGAAATCTGGAATGGGAGGCCACCTTCTGGGTGAGAAGGTTACTGCAGAGGTTTCCAGGATAAGAATGATACCGGAAGGTACCGATGCCCTGAGCCCAGCCCGGCACATGGATATTGTGGGACCGGAAGATCTGAGTATGAAGATCAGCCAGCTCCGGGAAGTTACCGACTGGAAAGTGCCTATCATGGTTAAATTCACCAGTGGAAGAGTCAGTGATGATGTGAAGATCGCAGCCAAAGCTGGAGCCGATATGGTGGTGGTGGATGGTATGCAGGGAGGAACTGGAGCAGGCCCTGATGTAGTCACTGAACACAGTGGAGTGCCCACCATAGCTGCCATTGTTGAGGCAGATGAAGCCCTTAAACAAATCAACTTAAGGGAAGAAGTGAGCCTGGTTGCTGCCGGAGGGATAAGAAACGGGGCAGATGTGGCTAAGGCCATAGCCCTGGGAGCAGATGCCTGTTACATTGCCACCAGCGCCCTGGTAAGTATAGGTTGCAGAGTCTGTCAGATGTGCTACGCTGGAACCTGCAGAAAAGGAATTGCCACCCAGAACCCACAACTAAGAAGGAGACTGGATTACCTTGAGGGTGGTAAACGTGTGGCCCGTTATATAGAAGCCATGACTGAAGAAGCAGTTATGTTAACCCAGCAGGCAGGGAACACTGACCTCTTGAAATTGGAGAAGGATGATCTTCGAGCTTTAACTGTGGAATCATCAGCCATGACTGGGGTTAAAATGGCTGGCCTGGAAGCACCCGTCAGGGGTTAA
- a CDS encoding class III signal peptide-containing protein, translated as MLIKDESGQGASEYILLFGAILVIAIAALVIYRSYFQKTSLNAAQDIETVRNNSSGEPVTNPVTNNTKPPAPSNNTTPSLP; from the coding sequence ATCTTGATTAAAGATGAGAGTGGACAGGGAGCCTCTGAATACATACTTTTATTTGGAGCTATTCTTGTAATTGCAATTGCAGCACTGGTGATTTATAGGTCTTATTTCCAAAAAACCAGTTTGAACGCTGCACAAGACATTGAAACTGTGCGTAACAATAGTTCTGGAGAACCGGTTACTAACCCGGTTACTAACAATACGAAGCCACCTGCTCCTAGCAACAATACAACACCTTCCCTGCCATGA
- a CDS encoding P-II family nitrogen regulator, protein MKKIVAIIRPNKLDEVKDALEEIGCHGVTVTEVKGRGRQLGITESYRGSDYRIDMLPKTRLEIVVQDENLEEVVTAIVETAQTGDIGDGKIFISPVEEVVRIRTGERGDKAV, encoded by the coding sequence ATGAAAAAAATAGTGGCTATTATCAGACCCAACAAGTTAGATGAAGTCAAAGATGCCCTTGAAGAGATTGGATGCCACGGGGTCACCGTGACTGAAGTTAAAGGTCGCGGAAGACAACTGGGTATTACAGAAAGCTACCGGGGAAGTGATTACAGAATCGACATGCTACCCAAGACCCGTCTGGAAATTGTGGTACAGGATGAAAATTTAGAAGAAGTAGTTACCGCCATAGTAGAAACAGCACAAACTGGAGACATCGGAGATGGAAAAATCTTCATATCCCCAGTAGAAGAAGTTGTACGAATCAGGACAGGAGAAAGGGGAGATAAAGCCGTTTAA
- a CDS encoding tributyrin esterase: protein MQELKINAQEITPRELNRTIKKAAKENDRIIIENPNAMHYLVAGLTEPVDVVIDGSAGYFAATMIHGARVHINGNAGWFPADNMTQGEVVIEGSAGDGVGQGIYGGTVVVRKDVGSRTGEIMKNGTIIVGGNSGFMSGLFMMGGQIIVLGDISDDAGESIIRGTIYVGGKIKSLGKNAKIEELEDEEREKLKELLEKYQFQLTPEEYQKFRKIVPRSARPFYGKETEEGK from the coding sequence ATGCAGGAATTGAAAATCAATGCTCAAGAAATAACACCCCGGGAACTTAACCGGACCATTAAAAAGGCTGCCAAGGAAAATGATCGCATCATAATTGAAAACCCCAATGCCATGCACTACCTGGTTGCTGGACTCACTGAACCAGTGGATGTGGTTATTGACGGCTCTGCCGGTTACTTCGCAGCAACCATGATCCACGGAGCCCGAGTTCACATCAATGGAAATGCTGGCTGGTTCCCAGCAGATAATATGACCCAAGGAGAAGTAGTCATTGAGGGCTCAGCCGGAGATGGTGTGGGTCAGGGTATCTACGGTGGGACCGTGGTGGTTAGGAAAGATGTTGGTTCCCGTACTGGAGAGATAATGAAAAACGGTACCATCATTGTGGGAGGTAACTCCGGATTCATGAGCGGACTTTTTATGATGGGAGGTCAGATCATTGTCCTGGGAGATATCTCAGATGATGCTGGGGAATCCATAATCAGGGGAACCATCTATGTGGGTGGTAAGATAAAAAGCCTGGGGAAAAACGCCAAAATCGAAGAATTAGAAGATGAAGAACGGGAAAAATTGAAGGAACTCTTGGAAAAATACCAGTTCCAACTGACGCCAGAAGAGTATCAGAAGTTCCGAAAAATCGTACCCCGCAGTGCCCGGCCATTTTATGGTAAGGAAACAGAGGAGGGTAAATGA
- a CDS encoding glutamine amidotransferase: MCGIAGVVFKDKKLHPVGKFMTRMLDALQHRGPDSAGFALYGGLGLGEHEYLLNIEVKEKPGLLEEVKTTVETAFPIESEEIIPSVENYIIYRCKVNLDSFSQLKPLIMDVDKIEDVIVLNGAHSFEMIKDVGLVKDIAARYNTEDKMGTHAIGHTRFSTESIVDRYHAHPFQSYIIPDITVVHNGQITNYWKIRDPLERKGHIFETNNDTECIVHYIADKLSQDYSLEEALEQSVKDMDGPFSYIVGTPNGVGIAKDQLGLRPGVMAENNEVFAIASEEVALREVMDTSEIDQISPGETRAYTI, encoded by the coding sequence TTGTGTGGAATAGCCGGAGTGGTATTTAAAGATAAAAAACTTCATCCTGTGGGCAAATTCATGACCCGCATGCTGGACGCTCTGCAGCACAGAGGTCCTGATTCAGCAGGATTCGCCCTTTATGGTGGGTTAGGGCTGGGAGAACATGAATATCTCTTAAACATAGAGGTTAAAGAGAAACCAGGACTTCTTGAAGAAGTTAAAACTACAGTGGAAACAGCTTTTCCCATTGAAAGTGAAGAGATCATCCCTTCAGTGGAGAACTACATCATATATCGCTGCAAAGTTAACCTGGACTCATTTTCACAACTGAAACCACTGATTATGGATGTAGATAAAATTGAAGATGTGATTGTGCTAAACGGAGCCCATTCATTTGAAATGATAAAGGATGTGGGCTTGGTAAAGGATATAGCAGCCCGTTATAACACTGAGGATAAAATGGGAACACATGCCATCGGTCACACCCGTTTCTCCACTGAGAGTATAGTGGACCGCTACCACGCCCATCCCTTCCAGAGTTACATCATCCCGGACATCACTGTGGTTCACAACGGCCAGATAACCAACTACTGGAAGATAAGAGACCCATTAGAACGTAAAGGTCATATTTTTGAAACCAACAACGATACTGAGTGTATTGTGCACTACATTGCTGATAAACTCTCCCAGGATTACAGTCTGGAGGAAGCCCTGGAACAATCTGTGAAGGACATGGATGGTCCTTTCTCCTATATTGTAGGCACGCCCAATGGAGTGGGGATTGCCAAGGACCAGTTGGGTCTGAGACCAGGAGTTATGGCTGAAAACAATGAAGTATTCGCCATTGCCTCAGAAGAAGTGGCTCTCCGGGAAGTTATGGACACCTCAGAAATTGACCAGATATCTCCAGGAGAAACCCGTGCTTACACCATCTAA
- a CDS encoding Coenzyme F420 hydrogenase/dehydrogenase, beta subunit C-terminal domain: protein MTSKDQKRSVALVGTPCHIIAAEKMEHYSNILGDSPVDLKLGLFCMENFSHSYLKEFLSQNEIDMDEVKEFRVEKGQFWAYLENGEVFKVPLSQAKICMRKNCQVCMDYTSELADLSVGSVGSAPGWSTIIARTEKGLKILQKAENEGYIEIKPVEPSGVILLERLANKKKIENKEEIKKRESVARPVLYRRYISDEEFIEEVASCQFEDLKADVIDVGSCVLCGACYYVCPENILHIEDRKPQIKGNCPPECNLCYVACPRTYLSQEVLTRDLDQKALGDYLKIVSARAKNFEGQDGGVVTALLNYILDENITDEVVVVDKMDENPWKPEAILTSNVEDVKKAAGTKYSACPVFKVLKNHETDPQKNLKKGVS, encoded by the coding sequence ATGACTTCTAAAGATCAAAAAAGAAGTGTTGCTCTGGTGGGAACACCCTGCCATATTATAGCCGCTGAAAAAATGGAACACTACAGTAACATCCTGGGAGATTCTCCAGTTGATTTGAAGTTAGGACTGTTCTGTATGGAAAACTTCTCCCATTCCTACCTTAAGGAGTTCTTATCACAAAATGAAATTGACATGGATGAGGTGAAAGAGTTCAGAGTGGAAAAAGGGCAGTTCTGGGCCTATCTTGAAAATGGTGAAGTGTTCAAGGTACCTTTATCCCAGGCCAAGATCTGCATGAGGAAAAACTGCCAGGTTTGTATGGATTACACTTCAGAACTAGCAGATTTATCCGTAGGATCTGTGGGTTCAGCCCCTGGATGGTCCACCATCATAGCCAGAACAGAAAAAGGCCTTAAAATACTGCAAAAAGCTGAGAATGAAGGTTATATTGAAATCAAACCTGTTGAACCTTCTGGTGTTATTCTTCTGGAAAGATTAGCCAATAAAAAGAAAATAGAAAACAAGGAAGAGATCAAAAAAAGGGAATCAGTGGCCAGACCAGTTCTCTACCGCAGATACATAAGCGATGAAGAGTTCATTGAGGAAGTCGCATCCTGCCAGTTTGAGGATTTGAAAGCAGATGTTATTGACGTGGGCAGCTGTGTGCTCTGCGGGGCCTGTTACTATGTCTGTCCGGAGAACATCCTGCACATAGAAGATCGCAAACCTCAAATCAAAGGGAATTGTCCTCCAGAGTGTAATTTATGTTACGTGGCCTGTCCCCGCACCTACCTATCACAGGAAGTATTAACACGAGATCTGGATCAAAAAGCCCTGGGAGACTATCTAAAGATAGTTTCTGCCCGTGCAAAAAATTTTGAAGGACAGGACGGAGGAGTGGTTACTGCTCTTTTAAACTACATCTTGGATGAGAATATAACTGATGAAGTGGTGGTTGTGGATAAAATGGATGAAAATCCCTGGAAACCTGAGGCCATCCTCACTTCAAATGTGGAGGATGTTAAAAAGGCTGCTGGAACCAAATACTCTGCTTGTCCAGTTTTCAAAGTACTTAAAAACCATGAAACAGATCCCCAAAAAAATCTAAAAAAGGGGGTGTCCTAA
- the pdxS gene encoding pyridoxal 5'-phosphate synthase lyase subunit PdxS encodes MLHGTELLKKGFAKMTKGGVIMDVVNAEQAAIAEEAGAVSVMALEKVPADIRASGGVARMADPSKVTEIMDAVSIPVMAKVRIGHFVEAQVLEALGVDMIDESEVLTPADEKYHIDKKKFTIPFVCGARNLGEALRRIDEGAAMIRTKGEAGTGNVVEAVRHMRMIQGTIRELKEKTEEELWTVARQEEAQFYLVKETQKQGRLPVVNFAAGGVATPADAALMMQLGADGVFVGSGIFKSENPEIVANAIAEATAHYDDAEVIAEVSRDLGKAMPGLEISQIPESEKLQDRGW; translated from the coding sequence ATGTTACATGGAACCGAACTTTTAAAGAAGGGCTTCGCCAAGATGACCAAGGGCGGAGTGATCATGGATGTGGTTAACGCAGAACAGGCAGCTATAGCAGAAGAAGCAGGAGCCGTTTCAGTAATGGCACTGGAAAAGGTTCCTGCAGATATAAGGGCCTCGGGTGGAGTGGCCAGAATGGCCGACCCCAGCAAGGTCACCGAGATCATGGATGCGGTAAGCATCCCGGTAATGGCCAAAGTACGAATCGGCCACTTTGTAGAGGCACAGGTCCTGGAAGCACTGGGAGTGGACATGATCGACGAGAGCGAAGTACTCACCCCAGCCGATGAAAAATACCACATCGACAAAAAAAAGTTCACCATACCATTTGTTTGTGGGGCAAGGAACCTGGGAGAAGCACTCAGAAGAATAGATGAAGGCGCAGCTATGATCAGGACCAAAGGAGAAGCTGGAACCGGTAATGTGGTGGAAGCAGTCCGACACATGCGCATGATCCAGGGAACCATTCGTGAACTCAAGGAAAAAACAGAGGAAGAACTGTGGACTGTAGCCCGGCAAGAAGAAGCACAATTCTATCTGGTTAAGGAAACTCAGAAACAGGGACGTCTTCCGGTGGTGAATTTCGCTGCTGGTGGTGTGGCCACCCCTGCTGATGCTGCTCTCATGATGCAACTCGGGGCAGACGGAGTGTTCGTGGGAAGTGGAATCTTTAAATCTGAGAACCCGGAAATAGTGGCCAATGCCATTGCTGAGGCAACTGCCCACTACGATGATGCTGAAGTCATTGCAGAAGTGAGCCGGGACCTGGGTAAGGCCATGCCCGGGCTGGAGATAAGCCAGATACCAGAATCAGAGAAACTGCAGGATAGAGGTTGGTAA
- a CDS encoding ammonium transporter: MDPVLNSGDTAWMLISTALVILMTIPGVALFYGGLIRRENVLNTLFLSFITFAIVSVLWFVYGYDLAFGADIWGVLGTLTNPFFSGVLESGTLSTYAPTIPTALYAVFQMTFAAITVALISGAIVERMKFSAWLAFVPLWLTAVYIPIAHWVWGGGWLYQMGVLDFAGGMVVHLSSGVAALALVLLVGIRKNAKLLPHHLGYSVIGTGLLWFGWFGFNAGSALGATNLAISAMIVTNTSAAMGMLAWVLMDKLNTGKPTLLGALSGAVAGLATITPAAGYVNVTAAMIIGFVSAVICYYAVSHLKPLIGYDDALDVFGIHGMSGIIGTLAAGVFATPLINSTIKGGLIAGNPTQVGIQLIAIVSVVIYSFGVTYAIGWIINKTIGLRVEEDHEVQGLDLNLHEESGYRLS; this comes from the coding sequence ATGGATCCTGTTCTCAATAGTGGTGACACGGCATGGATGCTAATATCCACTGCATTGGTAATCCTTATGACCATACCTGGAGTGGCCCTTTTCTACGGAGGGTTGATCCGAAGAGAAAACGTTTTAAATACATTGTTCCTTTCATTCATAACCTTTGCCATAGTAAGTGTTCTGTGGTTTGTTTATGGATATGATCTGGCCTTTGGTGCAGATATTTGGGGAGTTCTTGGTACCCTGACCAATCCCTTCTTTAGCGGAGTTTTAGAGTCAGGAACTTTATCCACTTACGCCCCTACCATACCCACCGCCCTGTATGCTGTATTCCAAATGACCTTTGCCGCCATAACAGTGGCACTGATTAGTGGAGCTATTGTAGAGAGGATGAAGTTCTCTGCCTGGCTGGCCTTCGTACCTCTGTGGCTAACTGCAGTTTACATCCCCATCGCCCACTGGGTGTGGGGTGGAGGATGGCTTTACCAGATGGGTGTCCTGGATTTTGCCGGAGGAATGGTAGTACATTTAAGCTCTGGTGTGGCTGCCCTGGCCCTGGTCTTACTGGTGGGAATCCGTAAAAATGCCAAATTACTACCCCACCATTTAGGATACTCAGTTATTGGTACTGGACTATTATGGTTTGGATGGTTCGGATTCAACGCTGGTTCAGCACTTGGTGCAACTAATCTGGCAATTTCAGCCATGATCGTTACTAACACCTCCGCGGCAATGGGAATGCTGGCCTGGGTGCTAATGGACAAACTGAACACAGGCAAACCAACCCTTCTTGGTGCTTTATCTGGGGCTGTGGCGGGTTTAGCAACCATAACCCCTGCAGCAGGTTATGTGAATGTTACTGCAGCAATGATCATTGGTTTTGTCTCTGCAGTGATCTGTTACTATGCAGTATCACACCTCAAACCCTTAATTGGTTATGATGATGCCCTGGATGTGTTTGGAATCCATGGAATGTCAGGTATTATAGGAACACTGGCTGCCGGTGTATTTGCCACCCCACTCATAAACAGCACCATAAAAGGCGGACTAATAGCAGGAAACCCCACTCAAGTGGGAATTCAACTTATAGCCATTGTTTCTGTTGTAATTTACTCCTTTGGAGTTACTTACGCCATTGGTTGGATTATTAATAAGACTATTGGCCTTAGAGTAGAAGAAGATCACGAGGTGCAGGGCCTGGACCTCAACCTACACGAGGAATCCGGTTACAGACTATCATAG
- a CDS encoding P-II family nitrogen regulator — protein MKKIITIIRPDKLEDVKQALEDIGCHGMTVKEVKGRGIQLGITESYRGTDYKVDLLPKTQIEIVAKKEDVDSIVDAIVSSAQTGCIGDGKIFISPVEDVIRIRTGERGEKAI, from the coding sequence ATGAAAAAAATCATAACCATCATCAGACCTGATAAACTGGAAGATGTTAAACAGGCATTAGAGGATATAGGCTGCCATGGAATGACAGTCAAAGAAGTTAAAGGAAGGGGAATACAACTAGGAATAACTGAAAGTTATCGTGGCACTGACTACAAGGTTGATCTACTTCCCAAGACCCAGATTGAAATTGTGGCCAAAAAAGAAGATGTAGATAGTATTGTGGATGCCATTGTGAGCAGTGCCCAGACTGGTTGTATTGGTGATGGAAAGATCTTCATATCTCCAGTAGAAGATGTGATTCGTATTCGCACTGGAGAAAGGGGAGAAAAGGCCATATAA
- a CDS encoding Fpg/Nei family DNA glycosylase, whose product MPELPSVEIFKKYFNGTCLHKTIKDVEVFSPEILVDISSEDMLRSLKGHKFTGSHRYGKYLFAKLDQNLFLIIHFGMTGYLYYGDTEESSAHPRMNIYFKNGTLLTFDDARKFGKLGLTTDPGEFIKMKKLGPDALNVSLDRFQEIFNGRKGMIKPLLMNQQVIAGIGNLYADEILYQSAIHPLTHANRLDESEWEILYLKTKQVLKKAIEYQDKTQSLPESYLLPHRHPGGQCPEGGDLEIIKVGGRTTFLCPHRQKIK is encoded by the coding sequence ATGCCTGAACTTCCCAGTGTTGAAATCTTTAAAAAGTATTTCAATGGAACTTGCCTGCATAAAACCATAAAAGATGTTGAAGTTTTTAGTCCTGAGATTTTGGTGGACATCAGCAGCGAGGATATGTTAAGATCCCTGAAGGGTCATAAATTTACTGGCAGCCATCGCTATGGAAAGTATCTCTTCGCAAAGTTGGATCAGAATCTTTTTTTAATTATACACTTTGGAATGACTGGCTACCTATATTACGGAGATACGGAAGAATCCTCTGCCCATCCTCGGATGAATATCTATTTCAAAAACGGCACCCTCTTGACCTTTGATGATGCTCGAAAATTCGGTAAACTGGGCTTAACCACTGATCCAGGAGAATTCATTAAAATGAAAAAATTGGGTCCTGATGCCCTTAATGTGAGTTTAGATAGATTTCAAGAAATATTCAATGGAAGAAAGGGAATGATAAAACCACTACTAATGAATCAACAGGTCATAGCAGGGATAGGAAATCTCTATGCTGATGAAATTTTATACCAGAGTGCTATTCATCCTTTAACCCATGCGAACAGATTGGATGAAAGTGAATGGGAAATTCTCTACCTTAAAACTAAGCAAGTTCTGAAAAAAGCCATAGAATATCAGGATAAAACTCAATCTCTCCCAGAATCTTATTTACTACCACATCGTCATCCAGGTGGACAATGCCCTGAAGGAGGAGATTTGGAGATTATTAAGGTAGGTGGTCGCACCACTTTTCTCTGCCCACACAGGCAAAAAATTAAATAG
- a CDS encoding ammonium transporter, with the protein MDPALNSGDTAWMLISTALVMLMTVPGVALFYGGLTKRVNVLNTMFMSLIAFSITSIIWVLYGYQFAFGTDMLGGIIGNPANLLFNGIGVDQMATLAPTIPETVYIAFQMTFAAITIALISGAVVERMKFSSWLVFILAWVSLVYVPIAHWVWGGGWLAQLGALDFAGGTVVHINSGVAALALVLLLGKRKEVKLLPHNLGYSVIGAALLWFGWFGFNAGSALTAGGLAGSAFIVTNTAAAAAMISWVIIDYIKTGKPTLLGAISGAVAGLVAITPAAGFVTLQAAVIIGLVTSAVSYFAISFLKSKLGYDDALDVFGIHGMSGLWGALATGLFAAPFINELGTGAFYGNPGQIVTQIIAVAAVAAYSFVVTLLIGKIIDIIIGLRVEDREEIEGLDITQHEESGYRI; encoded by the coding sequence ATGGACCCTGCTTTAAACAGCGGTGATACCGCGTGGATGCTGATTTCCACTGCACTGGTAATGTTAATGACTGTGCCAGGAGTAGCACTTTTCTACGGAGGTCTCACCAAGAGAGTAAATGTATTGAACACCATGTTCATGTCCCTTATTGCCTTTTCCATCACCAGCATCATCTGGGTTTTATATGGTTACCAGTTTGCATTTGGGACAGATATGTTAGGAGGAATAATCGGAAACCCGGCAAACCTTCTCTTTAATGGTATAGGCGTAGACCAGATGGCCACACTGGCCCCCACCATACCTGAAACAGTCTATATCGCCTTCCAGATGACCTTTGCCGCCATCACCATTGCCCTTATATCCGGTGCCGTGGTGGAGAGAATGAAGTTCTCATCCTGGCTGGTATTTATCCTGGCATGGGTATCCCTGGTATACGTGCCCATAGCCCACTGGGTATGGGGTGGAGGATGGTTAGCACAGTTAGGTGCCCTGGACTTTGCCGGGGGTACTGTAGTACACATCAACTCTGGTGTGGCTGCCCTGGCCCTGGTTCTCTTACTGGGTAAAAGAAAAGAAGTTAAACTATTACCACACAACCTGGGTTACTCAGTAATTGGTGCCGCCCTCTTGTGGTTCGGCTGGTTCGGATTTAATGCTGGTTCAGCACTAACCGCCGGTGGACTGGCTGGTAGTGCCTTTATTGTGACCAACACTGCAGCTGCTGCAGCCATGATATCCTGGGTAATCATCGACTACATTAAAACTGGGAAACCAACCCTTCTGGGTGCAATATCCGGTGCAGTGGCAGGTCTAGTGGCCATAACTCCCGCAGCGGGCTTTGTAACCCTACAGGCTGCAGTGATTATAGGTCTGGTGACCAGTGCAGTTTCCTACTTCGCCATCAGTTTCCTGAAGTCCAAACTGGGCTATGATGATGCCCTGGATGTATTTGGCATACACGGTATGTCCGGTCTATGGGGTGCTCTGGCTACCGGTTTATTCGCTGCACCATTCATCAATGAACTGGGAACTGGAGCCTTCTATGGTAATCCTGGACAGATTGTTACCCAGATAATTGCAGTAGCTGCTGTTGCTGCCTACAGCTTCGTGGTAACCCTGCTAATAGGTAAAATCATTGACATAATCATCGGCCTGCGGGTGGAAGACCGGGAAGAAATCGAAGGACTGGACATTACTCAACACGAAGAGTCCGGTTACCGTATCTAA